Part of the Campylobacter sp. CNRCH_2014_0184h genome is shown below.
AGCTTTATACTCAAGCACCATAGAATAATCTCTATCTATAAAATTGGTTCTAGAGCCTTCAATGGTATTATTTATACCTGCAAATTTAGGATCAAAAGCATGTTTGAGGGCATCTTTGTCTAAAGGTATATTAAAATTCATAGCTATATTTGTACCTTGTTTATCACTTTCATTACTTCTTTTATGGCTTAGCGAAAAAGTTAATGCTGGATAAGGTGAATAAATAATACCTCCTTCATACACTAAAGGATTTTTTTCTAAATCTTCAAAGCAGCTTACATTGCCAAATGGAGCTACTTTTTCTCCATACCACTTACTCATATTAGCAAAAACAGCTACATTGCTCATAGAAGGAAAAGCATATTTAACACCCATATCCCAACCATTAGCAGGGCGCTCTAATATATAATCTTTATCAAAATCATAACTATTAATCCAATCACTGAGTCTTTGATAAATATTAGCATGGAAAGCTAATGTATCTAGCATACTTTCAAAGCCCAAAGACATTCTTTTATGCTCTCTACTAAAATCATGATCATAAACTAAATTTAATCCTAGCATGATATTGCCTGAATTATTTAATGCTAACGCATTAGGATAATATCTTATACCACCACCAAAATGACCTATGATTCTATTATTATCATATCCACCTATACCGCTTTGTAAAAAATAAGATATTTTTGGATTATCTTCACTCATAATAGGTAAAAGAACTTTAGCATTACCACTTAAACCACCTCTATCATTATAGTTTAGATTAAACTCACTATTAATGGAGTGATTAAGAGCATGTAAATATTCTTGGATTAAAGTATTAGCTTGTAAGCTTAAATAATTGCTTGCTAAATCTCTAACGATTTCTTCTCTTTCTTTACTATCTTCTGCATTATAAGCATCACCAATAGTTTGAATAACATTAATAACCTTATTAGATAATTCTTCATCTTCTTTACTAAGATTAGAATCTTTCTTTGGTTTTTCTTCTAATAGCTTTTTAACTTTTAGATCAATATTGTTATGATCTTTAGCTTGACTTAAGCTATTAACCGCAAGAGTTTGATTGTTGTCTACAATGATTTTATCTTGATTTTTTAAAATCATTATTTGAGAAAAAAGAAAAGTGTGAATGAGTAAAACAAGTAAAAGTGTTTTTTTCATATCCCCCCCCCCATAACCTACATTTAATTTTTATCTGTGATGAGAATATGATAACACAAAAAATACAAAAGTGATAAAAAAGTTATAAAAAGATTAAAAAATAGCCAAAAAACTATCAAATATAATAATTATTTATAAACTATAATCAAAATTACTTTTATTTTTTATTAAAAAAATACATATAGATTTATTATTATTTACATAAAACAAAAAATTACTTTTATTTACTTTTTTAAGATAATGGATAAGTAGACTTTTATAGTTTTTATATTTATACTTTATTGTATTGTTTAATATGTTTGTAGATATGAAAAAATAGTATTTATATAAAGATTATAAATTGCACTTATTATATTTGGTATATAAAGTATAAATACTAAGCTTATATATGGTAATAAATAAAGAGTATAAATATCTTATTATATTCTTTAAATAATTATAATATAGAGTTTTTATATAAATTTGATAATAGTTGTTATAATCTTAAAATAACTTATTAAAAAAATATATTTAATTATAGTTTATGTGTTTTTATAAATTAGGTAATAGGTAAAATAATATATGGAATGTTTAATGGAAAATGAAGGGTGGTTTAAGTGTAAATTTAAAGCTTAAAAATAAGCTTTAAATTTTTATTAATATTCATATTGATTTAATTCTTCTTGAGTGCCAAGTAGCATTAGTATATCATTCAAATAAGCGGTAGTTTCTAAATTTGGCATAATACTCCAAGTATCATGCTGTTTGTGTGCAATGACTTTTAAGTTTTGACCAATAGATTGCAAAGTTTTTCCTGCTAAGTTTTCATCCACTAAAAGTTTTGCTACTTTGATAGTATTGGCTGAAAGATCTATGATCTCAAAATTTGGATTAGTGATAAGAATTTTAGCCAAACGCTTTGCCGATTCTTTTTCAGGATAGATGACTTTATTAACCCCAAGTTTTGAAAGAATTTGCCCGTGTGTTGAAGAGTTTGCCTTGGCAATGATATTTTTTACTCCTATTTCTTTTAAAGCCATGAAAGTGAGTATGCTTGATTCTAAATTTTCACCTATGCTAAGTATAACAACATCTGCATTTGCATAACCTGCTTCTTTTAAGGCTATAGTATGAGTAGAATCTAAAATATAAGCAAAATCTGCATGATCTTGTAATTCCTTAACCGCTTCTTCATCAATATCAGAAACAATAACTCTTTTACCTTGATCAATAAGCTCTTTTGCTAAAACTGAGCCAAACCTTCCAAGTCCTATAATACCATAAGTTTCTTTTTTCATAATATTATCTTTCCTTTTGGATAATTCAAATATTTTTCTTTTTCTTTGAAAAATATACTAAATAAAAATGCAAGCACACCCACTCTACCACTAAGCATTAACAATATGATAAGTAATTTACTTTCAGAGTTAAAAAGTGCACTAAGTGATAAAGTCCCACCATCTCCTACTGAAACTCCTACTGTGGCAAACGCTGAGCTTGTTTCAAAAAGCAAGGGCAAAAAGCTTTTATCATCTTCAATTAAGGATAAAACTAACACACAAGTGATGATATATACAATAGAACTTACTGTTATAATAAAAGCCTTATTGATAGTTTCTGTAGGAATTTCAAAGTTGAAAATTCTTGCATTACTATCTTTAATGCTCCAATAAGCATAGATTAACAATACAGCAATTGTAGTTACCTTAATACCCCCAGCTGTTCCACCAGGTGCACCACCTACAATCATAAATAAAGATCCAAAAAACAAGCTTGCATCTTTAAAGGTGCTAAGATCAAGAGTATTAAACCCTGCCGTTCGGTAATTTACCGCTGTAAAATATGCACTCATAATTTTATCAAAAAGTGAAAATTCTCCTATGCTTTTTGGATTATGGTATTCAAATAAAAAGACTACTAAGCTTGCAAAAACAATCAATATAACAGTAGAAATTAAAACAAGTTTTGTATGTAAACTTAAGCTTGCAAAACGTTTTTTAGAAAAAAAGTATAATTCTAATAATACAAAATACCCCAAACCTCCAATGATAATTAAAGAGGTGATAACAAAATTAATCCAAAAATCATCTCTATAAGGCATTAGGCCACTTTCAAATATACTAAATCCTGCATTATTAAAAGCAGAAATAGAGTGAAAAACACTAGCCCATAGAGCTTCACTTAAATTCATATCAAGCTTAAATCTTAAAAATAACAATAAAGCACCTAAAAGCTCAATAGCAAATACAAAAAATAAAACCTTTTTTAAAAATCCTACAAGGCCATCAGCTTCAGGATAGATCAAGGATTCTCTTAAAAGATTTTTTTCTCCAAAACTCATCTTTTTGCGCACTAAAATATATAAAGCCATAGCTATACTCATATAACCTAAGCCACCTATTTGAATAAGCAATAAAATAACAAGTTGTCCATAAAAGCTAAAATCTAATGAGGTATTTAATACAATAAGTCCTGTCATGCTTACAGCTGAAGCACTAGTAAAAAATGCATCTAGAAAAGATATGGGCTTAGTGTGCATAATAGGAAGCATTAGAATAAAGGTGCCAAAAAGTGCAACTAGGATATAACCTATAAATAAAATTCTTATATTTTTTCTATCTAAAGTTAATTTTGTCATTTTGATTCTTTAAAATTAAAAAAAACATTCTACTTAAAATTGGTTAATAAGTAAAAAGAGAACTTTCCACATTTTAAGTGGAAAGTTGAAGTATTAAAGCATTCCTACTGCTAAGAAACCTAGAGCAACAGCTATAACTATAGCTAATACACCAGGGATAAAGAATGCGTGGTTAAATATGAATTTTCCTATTCTTGTTGTGCCTGTGTCATCCATTTGAACTGCACCTAATAAAGTAGGGTAAGTTGGAAGAACGAAAAGTGCTGAAACAGCAGCAAAACAAGCAACTAGCATATAAGAATCCGCAGGATTTGTAGCTGAAATTCCTAATGCAGCAATGATAACTGGAACAATAGCTTTTGCAGTAGCTGCTTGAGAGTATAAAAGCATACTAGCAAAGAAGAATGCAACTGCAAGCATAGCTGGAGTTTGTTTAACCCATTCACCTGCTACTTCTTTAATACCTGCCTCATGACCTGCAACGAAAGTATTTCCAAGCCAAGCAACACCAAATACACATACACAAGCTGTCATACCTGATTTAAATACACTTGTATCTAAAATTTTTGCAGGTTCAACTTTACAAAAGATTGTGATTAAAGTTGCAGCTGTTAATAAGAAACTCATAATTGCAGCATCTCTTGGGATAACTACTGGATCAATCCATTTGATATTATTTGAAATTGCTGTAGCATAAAGAACAACCGCTAATACTGTGAATAAGAAAATAGCAACTGAAAGTTTTGCACCTGGTTTGTCTTCGCTTTGTAAAACATCAGAAGCGCTTTTTACAAGACCAGCTTTTAAGCGTTCTTGATATACAGGGT
Proteins encoded:
- a CDS encoding potassium channel family protein, with protein sequence MKKETYGIIGLGRFGSVLAKELIDQGKRVIVSDIDEEAVKELQDHADFAYILDSTHTIALKEAGYANADVVILSIGENLESSILTFMALKEIGVKNIIAKANSSTHGQILSKLGVNKVIYPEKESAKRLAKILITNPNFEIIDLSANTIKVAKLLVDENLAGKTLQSIGQNLKVIAHKQHDTWSIMPNLETTAYLNDILMLLGTQEELNQYEY
- a CDS encoding TrkH family potassium uptake protein, with the translated sequence MTKLTLDRKNIRILFIGYILVALFGTFILMLPIMHTKPISFLDAFFTSASAVSMTGLIVLNTSLDFSFYGQLVILLLIQIGGLGYMSIAMALYILVRKKMSFGEKNLLRESLIYPEADGLVGFLKKVLFFVFAIELLGALLLFLRFKLDMNLSEALWASVFHSISAFNNAGFSIFESGLMPYRDDFWINFVITSLIIIGGLGYFVLLELYFFSKKRFASLSLHTKLVLISTVILIVFASLVVFLFEYHNPKSIGEFSLFDKIMSAYFTAVNYRTAGFNTLDLSTFKDASLFFGSLFMIVGGAPGGTAGGIKVTTIAVLLIYAYWSIKDSNARIFNFEIPTETINKAFIITVSSIVYIITCVLVLSLIEDDKSFLPLLFETSSAFATVGVSVGDGGTLSLSALFNSESKLLIILLMLSGRVGVLAFLFSIFFKEKEKYLNYPKGKIIL
- a CDS encoding anaerobic C4-dicarboxylate transporter; protein product: MDIMIILQLVVFLGAIFIGIRLGGIAIGYAGGLGVVILGLVLGMKPGNIPWDVILIIAAAIAAISAMQQAGGLDYMVKVTERILRKHPRFINYLAPACGWLLTILAGTGNAVFSLMPVVIDVAKSQNIKPSAPLSLMVVASQIGITASPVSAAVVYMTGVLEPLGWNYPALIGIWIVTTFAACMITAFIVSLITPMDLSKDPVYQERLKAGLVKSASDVLQSEDKPGAKLSVAIFLFTVLAVVLYATAISNNIKWIDPVVIPRDAAIMSFLLTAATLITIFCKVEPAKILDTSVFKSGMTACVCVFGVAWLGNTFVAGHEAGIKEVAGEWVKQTPAMLAVAFFFASMLLYSQAATAKAIVPVIIAALGISATNPADSYMLVACFAAVSALFVLPTYPTLLGAVQMDDTGTTRIGKFIFNHAFFIPGVLAIVIAVALGFLAVGML